Proteins encoded by one window of Musa acuminata AAA Group cultivar baxijiao chromosome BXJ2-9, Cavendish_Baxijiao_AAA, whole genome shotgun sequence:
- the LOC135623359 gene encoding uncharacterized protein LOC135623359 isoform X3, with amino-acid sequence MVGIFSRFSGGYMAKPSHHPSLLQLDKKLAEASEGEEEEGNDGAYDTHGEIERKGDDDDAEVEVDGEFKPIEHPLEPPDDDRPAKYPLPFASVVNVN; translated from the exons ATGGTTGGCATCTTCTCACGCTTCTCCGGTGGCTACATGGCCAAACCCAGTCATCATCCTTCCCTCCTCCAACTG GATAAGAAGTTGGCAGAGGCTAGTGAGGGTGAGGAGGAAGAAGGGAACGATGGAGCTTATGATACTCATGGTGAGATTGAGAGGAAGGGTGATGATGACGATGCGGAGGTGGAGGTTGACGGCGAGTTCAAACCGATAGAGCATCCGCTGGAGCCACCGGATGATGACCGGCCGGCGAAGTAccccttgccttttgcttctgtgGTAAAT GTGAACTGA
- the LOC135623359 gene encoding uncharacterized protein LOC135623359 isoform X2 — protein sequence MVGIFSRFSGGYMAKPSHHPSLLQLDKKLAEASEGEEEEGNDGAYDTHGEIERKGDDDDAEVEVDGEFKPIEHPLEPPDDDRPAKYPLPFASVVNVRMKVN from the exons ATGGTTGGCATCTTCTCACGCTTCTCCGGTGGCTACATGGCCAAACCCAGTCATCATCCTTCCCTCCTCCAACTG GATAAGAAGTTGGCAGAGGCTAGTGAGGGTGAGGAGGAAGAAGGGAACGATGGAGCTTATGATACTCATGGTGAGATTGAGAGGAAGGGTGATGATGACGATGCGGAGGTGGAGGTTGACGGCGAGTTCAAACCGATAGAGCATCCGCTGGAGCCACCGGATGATGACCGGCCGGCGAAGTAccccttgccttttgcttctgtgGTAAATGTAAG GATGAAGGTGAACTGA
- the LOC135623359 gene encoding uncharacterized protein LOC135623359 isoform X1, producing MVGIFSRFSGGYMAKPSHHPSLLQLDKKLAEASEGEEEEGNDGAYDTHGEIERKGDDDDAEVEVDGEFKPIEHPLEPPDDDRPAKYPLPFASVVNDEGELKESFSASLQTIAESSSSIGNEERVAEQTRSRTDRKRNPVRNHPPPPSPNYSIFQVFHQCKQFEA from the exons ATGGTTGGCATCTTCTCACGCTTCTCCGGTGGCTACATGGCCAAACCCAGTCATCATCCTTCCCTCCTCCAACTG GATAAGAAGTTGGCAGAGGCTAGTGAGGGTGAGGAGGAAGAAGGGAACGATGGAGCTTATGATACTCATGGTGAGATTGAGAGGAAGGGTGATGATGACGATGCGGAGGTGGAGGTTGACGGCGAGTTCAAACCGATAGAGCATCCGCTGGAGCCACCGGATGATGACCGGCCGGCGAAGTAccccttgccttttgcttctgtgGTAAAT GATGAAGGTGAACTGAAGGAGTCATTCTCGGCAAGTTTACAGACGATAGCAGAGTCGTCGTCGTCGATAGGGAATGAAGAAAGAGTTGCTGAGCAAACTCGATCGCGAACTGATCGAAAGCGAAATCCCGTTCGAAATCATCCCCCCCCTCCCTCACCAAACTACAGCATATTTCAAGTCTTTCATCAGTGCAAACAGTTCGAAGCTTAA